A single genomic interval of Agarivorans aestuarii harbors:
- the rplI gene encoding 50S ribosomal protein L9: MEIILLDKIANLGGLGDQVNVKAGYARNFLIPQGKAVPATKANVEVFETRRSELEAKLAETLKASEARAEKLNALEAIVVEAKAGEEGKLFGSIGTRDIADVVTAAGVEVVKSEVRLPNGVLRNTGEVEVVIQVHTDVSATVTLQVVAAE, from the coding sequence CAAAATCGCTAACTTAGGCGGTTTGGGCGATCAAGTTAATGTTAAAGCAGGTTACGCACGTAACTTCTTGATCCCACAAGGTAAAGCTGTTCCAGCAACTAAAGCTAACGTAGAAGTTTTTGAAACTCGTCGTTCAGAATTAGAAGCTAAACTAGCTGAGACTTTGAAAGCATCTGAAGCTCGCGCTGAGAAACTAAACGCTCTAGAAGCGATTGTTGTTGAAGCTAAAGCTGGTGAAGAAGGTAAACTATTCGGTTCTATCGGTACTCGCGACATCGCTGATGTTGTAACTGCTGCTGGTGTTGAAGTAGTTAAATCTGAAGTTCGCCTACCTAACGGTGTACTACGTAACACTGGTGAAGTTGAAGTTGTAATTCAAGTTCACACTGACGTAAGTGCTACTGTTACTCTACAAGTTGTTGCTGCTGAATAA
- a CDS encoding ABC transporter substrate-binding protein: MRLFLVLATAFISVFSHANDNWSDIEKQAKGQTVYFNAWAGADNINAYIRWAGEQVKQRYGVELEHVKITDTANVVSRILAEKVSGRTNGGSVDLVWVNGENFRALKEAKLLYGPFSQHLPNLALTDANNPALLYDFTIPVEGYESPWGGAQLTFYYDGERIKQAPATMQALLEYLQQSPGLFSYPAPPSFYGTTFVKQALIETIDDTEQLYQPVNKQTFDKVTSKLWAYLDQLHPLMWRRGQSFPSGSGQMQQLLNDGELSIAFSFNPNDPAAAIEQGLLPDSVRSYVHQLGTVGNTHFIAIPFNSDASAGAMVVANFLLSPEAQARKADLTYWGDPTVLALDKLSAEQQQFFAGQQNQASLSAEDRAKVLGEPHATWVALLEAEWLRRYSR; encoded by the coding sequence GTGCGTTTATTTTTGGTTTTAGCGACCGCCTTCATCAGTGTTTTTTCCCACGCCAACGATAATTGGTCAGATATCGAAAAGCAGGCCAAGGGGCAAACCGTCTATTTTAATGCCTGGGCTGGCGCCGATAATATTAATGCCTATATTCGTTGGGCCGGTGAGCAGGTTAAGCAGCGCTATGGCGTTGAACTTGAGCATGTAAAAATTACCGATACCGCCAATGTGGTTAGCCGTATTCTGGCAGAAAAAGTAAGCGGACGAACCAATGGCGGCAGTGTTGATCTGGTATGGGTTAACGGCGAGAATTTCCGCGCCTTAAAAGAGGCCAAATTGCTATACGGGCCATTTAGCCAGCACTTGCCTAATTTAGCACTTACCGATGCCAATAACCCAGCCTTACTGTATGACTTTACCATTCCTGTAGAAGGTTATGAATCGCCTTGGGGCGGCGCTCAACTTACTTTCTACTATGATGGTGAGCGTATCAAACAGGCGCCAGCGACGATGCAAGCCTTGCTTGAGTACTTGCAACAAAGCCCTGGTTTATTTAGTTACCCTGCGCCGCCTAGCTTTTACGGAACCACCTTCGTAAAACAAGCCTTGATTGAAACTATTGATGATACCGAGCAACTTTACCAGCCGGTGAATAAGCAAACCTTCGATAAGGTGACCAGTAAGCTATGGGCTTATTTAGACCAGTTACACCCTTTAATGTGGCGCCGTGGCCAAAGCTTTCCTAGCGGCAGTGGCCAAATGCAGCAACTGTTGAATGACGGCGAATTAAGCATCGCTTTTAGCTTCAACCCTAACGACCCAGCTGCCGCAATTGAACAGGGTTTGTTGCCTGACTCGGTACGTAGTTATGTGCATCAGCTAGGTACTGTTGGTAATACCCACTTTATAGCGATTCCCTTTAACAGCGATGCCAGCGCCGGAGCCATGGTAGTGGCTAACTTTTTGTTATCGCCAGAAGCTCAAGCACGTAAAGCCGACTTAACCTATTGGGGTGACCCTACGGTATTGGCTTTGGATAAACTTAGCGCTGAACAACAACAGTTTTTTGCTGGACAGCAAAACCAAGCTAGCTTAAGTGCTGAAGATCGCGCCAAAGTGTTGGGCGAACCTCATGCTACTTGGGTAGCACTATTGGAAGCAGAATGGTTGCGTCGCTATAGTCGATGA
- a CDS encoding ABC transporter permease, translating into MSELSKKAVVLFPVVTCALLMLPLLFGFIDTVLPAFGYFPIASKHQFSLSVWQQLFSYSSLWQSVLLTLFTGWTAALLSLISALWLIMHCYQSRWWQFLEKTLAPFLAIPHAAMAIALLFLLAPSGWLMRLVSPWLTDFSYPPLWQTTQDAWGLSLILALWVKELPFMLLVLMSACSQLPVKRSLALGQSFAYSSQQVWRDILFPQLIKRIRLPFFTVLAFSLTVVDVAQIIGPSKPVTFALLVWQWFSDSNIDMRLVGAAGSLLLLAVVLLSVALCIGLEKLYLTRQLNKAMQGVRKSASSGKLARGLLVTLVLSLVLSLLVILVWSITWRWRFPDVLPAQWSLHYWQQAGSYLLSPLFNSLGIAFSSAAISLILVVGCLEYQLKQANTSRWWSIVMYLPLLLPQVVFLFGVQVQLFKYRLDGNLITVIWAHIIFVLPYVYLSLVGSYRAFDKRYMQAAVSLSHSYWRSFMAVKLPMLTRPLGLAFAIGFAVSIAQYLPTLFVGAGRVSTLTTEAVALASGGDRRVTAVMVIWQTLLPLLVYSAAIAWPKWRYRHFRGMHS; encoded by the coding sequence ATGAGTGAGCTTTCCAAAAAGGCAGTAGTGTTATTTCCAGTAGTGACCTGTGCACTACTGATGCTGCCTTTGCTGTTTGGTTTTATTGATACCGTACTGCCTGCTTTTGGCTACTTTCCAATTGCGTCAAAACACCAATTTAGCTTAAGCGTTTGGCAACAGCTATTTAGTTACTCTTCATTATGGCAATCGGTATTGCTTACGCTGTTTACTGGTTGGACTGCCGCTTTATTGTCATTGATATCGGCACTTTGGCTAATCATGCACTGTTATCAAAGCCGTTGGTGGCAGTTCCTAGAAAAAACTTTGGCCCCATTTTTGGCCATCCCACATGCTGCAATGGCCATTGCTTTATTATTTTTATTAGCGCCAAGTGGCTGGCTGATGCGTTTGGTCTCCCCTTGGTTGACCGATTTTAGCTACCCACCTTTATGGCAAACCACTCAAGATGCTTGGGGTTTAAGCTTAATACTCGCTTTGTGGGTGAAAGAGTTACCATTCATGTTATTGGTATTAATGTCTGCTTGTTCTCAATTACCAGTCAAACGCAGTTTGGCTCTTGGCCAGAGCTTTGCTTATTCGAGCCAGCAAGTATGGCGAGATATTTTGTTCCCGCAGCTAATTAAGCGTATTCGCTTGCCGTTTTTTACAGTGCTTGCGTTCTCACTTACTGTTGTGGATGTGGCGCAAATTATCGGCCCCAGTAAGCCGGTGACATTTGCGCTATTGGTATGGCAGTGGTTTAGCGATAGCAATATAGACATGCGCTTGGTGGGGGCTGCTGGCTCCTTGCTATTGCTAGCTGTTGTGCTGTTGAGTGTGGCCTTGTGTATCGGCTTAGAAAAGCTCTATCTCACTAGGCAACTAAATAAAGCCATGCAAGGTGTTCGCAAATCAGCGAGTAGCGGCAAACTCGCCCGTGGTTTGTTAGTGACACTGGTGCTTAGCTTAGTATTGAGCTTATTGGTGATCCTTGTTTGGTCAATAACTTGGCGATGGAGATTTCCTGATGTATTGCCTGCACAGTGGAGCTTGCACTATTGGCAGCAAGCAGGGAGTTACTTGTTATCTCCATTATTTAATAGTTTAGGCATTGCGTTTTCTTCGGCCGCCATTAGTTTAATACTGGTTGTTGGCTGCTTGGAGTACCAATTAAAACAAGCCAATACGTCGCGCTGGTGGTCAATTGTGATGTACTTGCCTTTGTTGTTGCCTCAAGTGGTGTTTTTATTTGGTGTGCAAGTTCAGCTGTTTAAGTATCGCCTAGATGGCAACCTCATTACTGTTATCTGGGCACACATTATTTTTGTTCTACCCTATGTGTATTTATCTTTGGTTGGCAGTTATCGGGCCTTTGATAAGCGTTATATGCAGGCAGCGGTTAGCTTGTCGCATAGTTATTGGCGCAGTTTTATGGCGGTAAAATTACCCATGCTTACTCGTCCTTTAGGCTTGGCTTTTGCTATTGGTTTTGCTGTGAGTATTGCTCAATACTTGCCTACTTTGTTTGTGGGAGCAGGGCGAGTGAGTACTCTAACCACCGAAGCAGTTGCGCTGGCTTCTGGTGGTGATAGGCGAGTCACTGCAGTGATGGTGATATGGCAAACTTTACTGCCACTACTGGTGTACAGTGCTGCTATTGCTTGGCCTAAATGGCGCTACCGGCATTTTCGAGGGATGCATAGTTAA
- a CDS encoding ATP-binding cassette domain-containing protein, producing MLEIKDFGLAFAQQHFLSKLNMSVAGGEIVTIMGPSGCGKSSFLAAIAGTLDEGFTCSGEVSLAGKSLLNMPQAQRQVGMLFQDDLLFPHFNVAQNLQYGLAHAKQGQATQLIEQALADAGMPGYQQRDIASLSGGQRARVSVLRSLLAEPKLLLLDEPFSKLDKPLRKQFREFVRDKIEELSIPALLVTHDAEDRLQAPPISIF from the coding sequence ATGTTAGAGATTAAAGATTTTGGTTTGGCATTTGCTCAGCAGCACTTTTTAAGCAAGCTTAATATGTCGGTGGCCGGTGGTGAGATCGTGACTATTATGGGGCCGAGTGGATGTGGTAAATCTAGTTTTCTAGCGGCTATTGCCGGCACTTTAGACGAAGGCTTTACTTGCTCGGGAGAAGTGAGTCTGGCCGGGAAATCTTTGCTGAACATGCCGCAAGCGCAACGCCAAGTTGGAATGCTGTTTCAAGATGATTTGCTGTTCCCGCATTTTAATGTTGCTCAAAACCTGCAATACGGCTTAGCGCATGCCAAACAAGGCCAAGCAACTCAACTTATAGAGCAAGCTTTAGCTGATGCTGGTATGCCAGGCTATCAGCAGCGTGATATTGCTAGCTTGTCGGGTGGTCAGCGGGCGAGGGTAAGTGTATTACGTAGTTTATTGGCAGAGCCGAAATTATTATTGCTTGATGAGCCTTTTAGCAAGCTAGATAAGCCCTTGCGCAAACAGTTTCGCGAGTTTGTTCGAGATAAAATTGAAGAGCTGTCAATTCCGGCTCTGTTAGTTACCCATGATGCTGAGGACCGTTTACAAGCTCCGCCTATTTCGATTTTTTGA